In the Pedobacter cryoconitis genome, CCTACAGTACCCCTACAATACCCCTGCACAAATGCGTTTTCAAATAAAGGCAAAATCAACAAAAAACCCGGTCTTGTAAACAGCCGGATTTTTCAATAAATAGCCATAAAAATATATTCTTATTTCACTGGAACTCCGGAAACGGTAATTCCTGCATCGCTGATTTCCTTTAAAGGATTATCACGCATATTTTGTTCAATTTCAATAGTATATTTCCCTGCTTGCGGAAAATGGTAATTAGTCAGTAATGGGAGAACAGAAGTATATAAGTTTCCCGAACCTTTGCCCAGCCATTGCCCGTCAGACTCCGCGAGTTTATATTCATAACGTCTGGTGATTTTAGGTAAACCAGGGCCGCTCAGGTGCATCAAAATATAAATATTAGCATACCTGTAATCAGCAGTATGCCTAAGCTTAAACTTAAGAGATACAGGCATTGCAGGATCTTTGATCTCTGCAGTGCCCTTAATCTTATTGACATAGCTCCAGTTACGCTGAGGCATTTCTTCGTTTGTATCAATCAGGTTATTTGTATTACATCCCAGCAGTCCTGTTGCCAGTACACTGAAAAACAACAATACAAAAATCTTAATTCTCTTCATTCTTTGGCTTATCCGTTGGTTTGTTACGTCTGCGGTTATTCCTTGACCTGTTATTTCTGCTGGCAGAAGGGGCTTTCACCACTTCTCCATCTTCTGTTTTAACTACCTCAGGCGCTTTTTTCACTTCCTGATTCCTTCTGTTTTCAGCAGGTTTCTGATTTGGCTGTGCTGTTTTCTGAGCTGGCTGACCTGGTTTTACACCCGGCTGGCTTCCTTTTGCAGTTTGCTGGTTTGGCTTAACAGCTGGCTGACCCGGCTTAACAGCTGGCTGACCCGGCTTAACAGCTGGCTGACCCGGCTTAACACCACGTTCAGCTCTGTTAGGCGCATTCGTTTTATTCCTGTTATTGTTATTTTTTGCGTTTTTATTTCTTGGTTTATCATCCAGACGGGTTAAGCTGTCCTGACCAACAACATTCTCATAATCAGGGATTTTCTCTACGAAAACTGTAGTTTCCAATTCTACCGCTTCATCTTTTAAATTCACCGGCTTCTGGCCCTTTTTATTCATGGCCATGATTTCTTTCACACGGTCCACTTTCAATGGGATCCAGTCTTCCTGATTTGGATAACTAAACCACATTAATTTCTTGAAAATATCTGTTTTTTGATGACGCGCTGTCCCTATTTCTGTTTGAAGACTCTCCACACGGTCCGGAATATCCTTTAAAGCATCCAGGTAAGTATCCAGTTCATAGTTCAGGCAGCATTTCAACTTACCACATTGTCCGGCAAGCTTTAAAGTGTTCAGGGAAAGATTCTGATATCTTGCAGCAGCTGTAG is a window encoding:
- a CDS encoding gliding motility lipoprotein GldH — translated: MKRIKIFVLLFFSVLATGLLGCNTNNLIDTNEEMPQRNWSYVNKIKGTAEIKDPAMPVSLKFKLRHTADYRYANIYILMHLSGPGLPKITRRYEYKLAESDGQWLGKGSGNLYTSVLPLLTNYHFPQAGKYTIEIEQNMRDNPLKEISDAGITVSGVPVK
- the ricT gene encoding PSP1 domain-containing protein, whose translation is MGCGSCSTGGGCAPSGCKSNGSCLTGGCQKMEVYDWLSNLDMPSNYKPFEVIEVKFKGARKEFYLNTDNIYLEIGELIAVEGSTGGYDIGHVSLTGELVRMQMKRRKTPMDQVTRKVYRKATEADVDKWKLAKDLEWETMHKARTLALDLRLSMKISDVDYQGDKTKATFFYTAEGRVDFRELIKKMAETFRIRIEMRQIGMRQEAGRLGGIGSCGRELCCSTWLTNFKTVSTAAARYQNLSLNTLKLAGQCGKLKCCLNYELDTYLDALKDIPDRVESLQTEIGTARHQKTDIFKKLMWFSYPNQEDWIPLKVDRVKEIMAMNKKGQKPVNLKDEAVELETTVFVEKIPDYENVVGQDSLTRLDDKPRNKNAKNNNNRNKTNAPNRAERGVKPGQPAVKPGQPAVKPGQPAVKPNQQTAKGSQPGVKPGQPAQKTAQPNQKPAENRRNQEVKKAPEVVKTEDGEVVKAPSASRNNRSRNNRRRNKPTDKPKNEEN